The Anabas testudineus chromosome 5, fAnaTes1.2, whole genome shotgun sequence region gtgtaagaaacagcagcagaaagaacTAATGTCTCCAAAGATAAAGAATAAGTAAAACAATTATTGAAAATCTGGTTTTcattataaatacacaaatgacTACTCACTACAGCATGTAAAAAGACACGTAGTGCCATAACATGGCTCAACTCTTTGCATAGGATAACTGCAGGATTAATTTCATATTTGTACTGGACTGagataaaaaagtaatttacatGTGATTGCTTTCTAAAGGTCGGCTGTATGATGGCGATGCAAATGTGTATGCTcctttatatacagtagattgATTTTTAAGTTTAAACCTTGAAGGCAACATCTTCCAAGAGTTTCAGCTGCCTCACCATCACAGCATAAGTTTGGTACTTCTCATCCCCCATCTGGTTACGAAGGCACAGCTGcagtgagaaaataaataccACAAGAAATAGTGAGTCATCTAATGCAAATATTCAATTAATGCACTGACTTAAAGACATCCAAAGGTCACtgccatgtctgtgtgtaactTATATACCTGTCTTATCTTGGTGATTTCTGTTGTACTTCCTGGTACAGCTGTGTATATTTCACCTTATTAATGCAATGActtgatttattgttttgatttatagCATTGGTACAGCATACATTACTTGGTATGactttctttacttctttaaatTCATACTTCTCGTTTGtcgtcatcctcctcctcctccatgatTTCCAGCACCCTGTCCAGCAGCTTGACCCCCAGACCCTTCACCACATTTGTTCTCAGGCGCTCAATGGCTCTCCTTACTTTGGCTGGACCAGATGTGGAACCTTCATGGACAAGAAACTGGTAAAACACAAGAGAGCACCACAACATCGGACATACGAACAGAGTTTGATCAGAATATCCCACCTATTGGTATTTCGCTGAGTGATAAGTTCTCTGCTTCCTCCCGAGACCTCCCATGAAGCACCAGAGTGTCCCTgtattttctgttcagtttaaatTCTGGCAATGCAGTAGAGCCCAATCTGCCATTGTCCACCTGGCTTGCACCATCTCCAACATCCATTTTTAAAGTCTGGGTCATCATGTGGACTAAATCCTGCATGTCAGTGGATTCAGTCTTCCTGCAAATGACCAACAAATCAGGGATTAATTAAGCAATATGAAACAGCAAATATTATGACACAGACTTTCCAGAGTTAATCTTTTGAAAGCAGTGTGGTGAATGTTTCTGAGTTGAGGTGAGTTGCGCTTCTTATTTTCTCACCTCTCCCCACAGTCTCCCTCTGAACGCTCTGTTGAACTTGTAGATGAGGTGCATTCATCTTCGTCTGACCTTCGCTCCAGCAAATATTCCTGCTATAATGAAAGTGAATCCACTGGTGTGGCATAAGTTGTTACATGGACTTTTGTTTTAATATCACCATAACATAATCAGATTAGCCTTATAAGGCACACCCAGTGTTTTTGTCATGTCACTTCACATTCAAACTGCTGTTGTCTCACCATGACTATATGAAATGCAATTGTATGTCAGTACCTTACTAATTGATTCAGTCATAGAGTCTGAAACTGATCTTGTAACTGGGGCATTGTAGTGCCCAGCCTTGGTAGAAGTGACATCATAAGAGGCTCTTCTTACACCTGAGAggaaagcataaaaaaaactaagaaaacattaaataccaattattacttgttttatttttactgagtGAATAGAATTTGTCACTTAAGCAAGATAAAAATAACTACCTGGTTGACTGGCACCCTCTTGGGACTGCCtcagtctcctcctctctctggcagAAAGAGGACGATccttaaaagttaaaaaacatatatattttttggttAGTCTACCAATAGTATAAACCAGGagctgaaaaaaatatatatttaactttCAGTATGAAATTACAAAACTGCgatgaaattatttttagagGGAAGTTATGGGTTATGAGGGAAGAGGTTATGTACTGCAAGTGCACGATGACTCTCACCTGCGGCAGTTGTAACAATCCATCCTTACAGGAACTAACTGATGTGGAGGTCGTAACCTCATCAGCTTTCTTGTTATATGTGCACCttctgttcctcttcctcctttctaCAGCTATGCTctcaacaggaggtggaggtaAAGGTCTAGGAGCAGCCACCTTGGAcccaaaaaaagcacaaaaacttACAAACATCGctaatcacaaaaaataaacaaaacacaaaacttagATTTCTGGAAAAATGTCTCCTGTGTTGTGACATTATTATAGCAATTAAAGTAATAGTACGTAATATAATGGAGTGACAAAAATTGATTTACCTTGTCCTGTCTTATGTCCTTCCCTCTGTGTTCCTGTGACACGGAAGGTTCTGATGTGAAGTGTGGAGGAGTTGTCGGACCAGGCTTACTGACTGGTAAGACTGATTCCCCCTGAACAGGTTCCTAAAGAGAAACAGTTACACTAATCTTCCCAGTACACAGTAGTGTCAAACTATCAGCttattgattttattctgtCAGAATGAGAATGACTGCGTAAATTTGAATTCTCACCAGTACTGAAGGGAACGGCTCCAACAGCTTTTCAGTAGAGTCTAGGATGTCctatgaaaacataaaataacccaaaaatgacataaaaatgaACAAGTATACTtactgagaaaacaacagaagtatcactttttttttcagcacttACTTGGACATCTGAGGTACGTAGGTGTTGTGTTGGTGCTCTCTTGACAAGTGCAACAGTGTCATTTTTACCCTCGATATTCATTTCCACAGCCCCTCCAATATTTTCCACATTGGATCTGTGTGTACGTCTCTTCTCGGGGGTAGAATTTTGCTCTTCCAGATTTGGGTTCTGCATTTCTGCTTCTTTAAGTAACTCCATGGTATCATTCTTTGTATCCACATCTGACATCTGTTTCTCCTCGTGGACAGAAAATGTATCTTTAGGGTTTGGCTTGGGCTGTGGCTGAATGTCTAACAATCCATTGGATTGCCTCCCCTTGTCTCCTCCCCTTTTGCGAACACCTGATACAGACATCAGAGGGGACTTAACAGGGGAAGGAGGGGGAGACAGATCTTGTTTCCTTCCTCCCTTGCTGATTTCGTACACACTGTGTGCCACATGTTCATTACCTGGGCGGTGATGTGGCACAACTAACTGGGGTCTCGGCACCTGTTTCTTCAACACATCCTCATCCTCTTGTGGTAGCATATTAATATTGATGTTGCTGATGGTTGCCAGGGATGCAAGGCTGCCGTTGAGTGCATCGGGTGAAGGGGCTTTGGGTGGTGGAGGTGCCGGGACTGGATTGTAGTCAGTGATGCTGTTGTTAACTTTATGCTGTTgtgatttctcttctttctgaggatgaagagaaaaaaaggaaaaccttaataaatgctttaaaccacaaaacaacGTTTTAACAGCTGCTCACCATGtctttgagaaagaaaaaaaaacttctttaCTGGTAAATGCAATAATCAGATTTGTTAATCTTACGAATATTAATACAATGCCAGCTTCGTTGAGAGCTCTTTTCTAAACTTCTGTAGAAACCCAGTCTTGCTATTTCTTACTCACCCGTTTTAACCTGGCAAGAGGTTCAGGTTGGGGACTTGGAGGAAGCCTCTCAGGTTTTAGCTGAGGTGATGCCACAGATGATGCTTTGTTGGCTCGACAATCACCACTGCCACTCACAGCTTTCTTTCTTGACTTGGCAGTTTTTCTGGCATGgaaagatgcaaaacaaacaataagtATGTATAAGAAAAGCTCAAAACGTTTTCCCAATGCTATAGCAACAAAAAAGGCAGAGATAAATATGAAACTAAGCAGGTTTGCTGTCAGTGACACCTACTCTTTTGTAGCCTCAAGGAACATGGCAATCTGTCTTTTGATGTAGGGTTGTCGGAGGATAACTTTCACATCAGGCCTGTCTTCAGGTTTCTTACACAGCATGCTCTTGATCAAGTCTCCCAGCTGAGGATCATATTTGCCAGGCATCTGGGGCAACTGATAAGAAAACCAGAAGGTATTTGCAAATCATTGTGAACCAGTGTTGCCAAAGACAGCATTTCTAGATAATAAAGGTAAAAAAGccttcttaaaaaaaacaactacattAACTAGATGTGTAAAGAAATTTTGATTTCAGTTTCcggaaaaagtgaaaataaacattatgtaACTGATCAGAGCTCATTATTAACCTGAACTGCATAATTGACACGTAATTGACATATTTGTATCTCTGTCTACGTTCTGTCTTCCTAGAAGTCAttcttttaaaattattaagTTGCTTCAAAAATCCAGCAGTAACGTTACAAGTGAGTAAAACTTGAGGTTTGAGCTGACTTGAGCTAACTTTctggaaaaagtgaaaataaacattatgtaACTGATCAGAGCTCATTATTGACCTGAACTGCATTACTGACAATATataaataccaaaaaaaaaaaaaaagaaacccaccTTTCCTTCTACAATGCGATAGACCAGTGAGTTCATATCCTTGGCATTGAAGGCATGTTTTAGTGTGGACATTTCATACACACAACATCCCAGGGCCCATACATCTGACTAGAGAAAAGATATGCAGTTAGTAGTAAAGCAGTAGTAAATAAACTACACACAATAAAAGAGGACAATTTAAATACCTTGTGGTTATAGGGCTTATTGGAGAAGAGCTCCGGACTCATGTAGTAAGGGGTCCCTATGAGTGTGCTGGCCATATCATTCTGGTTCTCCAGTACTCGTGCAATGCCAAGGTCCCCAACTTTGATGATGTTAGTTTTTGTTAGAaagatgttctgtgttttaagGTCTCGATGAAGAATGTTCCTTTCATGCAGGTACTAAAATGCAAaattgaaaacaacaacaaattgatttgaagtattttttacttgcataaaaatgtttgattttgcaTAGCTTCGCATTTTCAATTTTACAATATACTATACCTGGAGTGCCATGGCTATCTGGACAAACCACTCCACTACCTGCCTCTCAGGTAGAAGTTCCCCCTTTTGCTGTTTAAGTCTGTGATAAAGGTCTCCACCTTCACAGAAACCCATCACAATGTACAGCTGGCAGTCATCTCCTTCCCATGACTCCCTGTATGTCACTATGTTAGGATGTCGCAGCTGGGACAGGAGCTGAGCCTCCTGCTCCGCTGCTCGCCGCTCCCGCTTCGAGGACGTGGTTAAATTCAGCTTCTTTATAACATactgaaacaaaagcaaaatgcagTCACACAGGTTGACATGGAAGAAAGCAAATCATGTTGGTCTATTCTATTCTGCAAAAAGGTCAAATTTAAAGTAACTCTATGATGGGTAAACACGCACAACCAGATGGCAACTAGGTACTTTAATCATATTTTCATAGCCACGTTAATCTCGCTTATTACTTTAGCGTTAATTCACACGTAattgacatatttttttatctctgtctaCGTTATGTCTTCCTAGAAGTcattcttttaaaatgattaagtTGCTTCAAAAATCCAGCAGTAACGTCACAAGTGAGTAAAACTTGAGGTTTGAGCTGACTTGAGCTAACTTTACGCTAACGTTAGCTCAACCTTTGTGGCGTCCAGCCTGGTGAATATAACATTTCCAGCGACTGTGACACACTCTCTGAGCTAACtacatgttgtttcttttactATTTTGAGCGGTACTGAACCCCATAACCCCTGATGCTTTTTGTTTCTCACCTGTTTACGGTCCGTTCTGTGTCGCACCAAGTTCACCTCTCCATAGCTTCCCTTCCCAACGACCCTGATGGAGATATAATTGTTCATCATTCTTCAAAACTCATCATAACGCGGCCTGAAACGCTGAAACGTTACACGGCACTCGAGGACAGAATAACGGCGTGATTTCATCCCATGCTCCAGCTGTAAAGACGAGTTTAAAGTGGGGAATCGGGCTGGAAAACTTCCCCTCGGTGCCAGCGATGAGATTTGAAAACGCAGGAAATCAGCAGCAGTCGATAGTTTTTCGTCACTAGGCAACTGGCAGCTCAGCGCCGACGAAGAAGAGAGGGTCACAAAACACCGCTGTGTTTACAGCACAGCGCCACCCAGCGTCGTTACTGGGAGAAACATCTATTTACAATTGTAGACAACAGAAGTGACACTGTCCaagaaaaagtcaccaccttaAGTAAAGAGTTAGATAGagttggataattactgcattgatGATCATGTTTAAGCTCGCAACAAGTTATTTAGCCCTAAccgatgcagtgagtagcttctcatttcttaaacaatgTCAAGACACATCGTGTgattgtggaaaagatgttaatcagtttcagaagggtcaaattaatTAGCATGCatcaaacaaagaacaaatgcTCAatttgtaaaagagtggttcagggaacatgacacatcattttcacacatggattggccaccacagagtccagaccttaaccccactgggaatctttgggatgtgctggacaAGACTTTGCGCTGCGGTCTGACTTTcacatcatcaatacaagatcttggcaaaaaaaaattaatacaactctagatgggaataaatgttgtgacagaAGTTGCAGAAGTttatcgaaacaatgccacagcgaatgtgtgctgtaatcaaagctaaaggtggtccaacaaaattTTGGACCGAGCAGTGTATAAAATACTACAGACTACTACAGAAGCACTTCTCACCTTTTAGAATCTTTCTTCACCTAGAATTTAATGCCAACTTGTTGTAATATAACTCAggtgttaataattaattaatactttaattcgtgtttttaaaatgaacttaatGAAGCTACTAGTTTAACAATGTCTCTTCTAGCTATATATATGTATGGTGTGAAAAAATAGGCGATTCAGCCTGAAATTACACCTGAATACTCATGATGTTGTTTCTAGTGATGGACTTGGTGGGGTGATGTAATCCACTAGATGGAGCACTAAACTACCAGCTGATAtaaatttgttttacaaaatataGACCTGGGAGCAACTTTATAGGTGAATTGACATGGACagaatttcatgattttcttcattaatttttcataaaatgtgatctgatcttcatctaagtcaatagtattaacaaatatgatgtgcttaaggtaataacacaaaatattcTGATCTTAaaaaagctttcagaggatctataattgataatttacataaagctggaaagggttacaaagtgatgtcgcagactttagaaattcactagttagttaaacaatctacaaatggagacactttgtgATTGTGACTACTCTACCGAGAagttgtgctcttggggtcattttgaccaACAAAcattacctcattaatgaggtaaagaaacaacaagtGACAACCAAAGATTTGAAAGCATTTttggaactgactaacatctgtgttctaCAGAggataaaacattgaacaagcagggtttctatggcaggacaccatgaaggaagctgctgcttactgaaaacaacattgctgcacacctgaag contains the following coding sequences:
- the nek4 gene encoding serine/threonine-protein kinase Nek4 isoform X2, producing the protein MMNNYISIRVVGKGSYGEVNLVRHRTDRKQYVIKKLNLTTSSKRERRAAEQEAQLLSQLRHPNIVTYRESWEGDDCQLYIVMGFCEGGDLYHRLKQQKGELLPERQVVEWFVQIAMALQYLHERNILHRDLKTQNIFLTKTNIIKVGDLGIARVLENQNDMASTLIGTPYYMSPELFSNKPYNHKSDVWALGCCVYEMSTLKHAFNAKDMNSLVYRIVEGKLPQMPGKYDPQLGDLIKSMLCKKPEDRPDVKVILRQPYIKRQIAMFLEATKEKTAKSRKKAVSGSGDCRANKASSVASPQLKPERLPPSPQPEPLARLKRKEEKSQQHKVNNSITDYNPVPAPPPPKAPSPDALNGSLASLATISNININMLPQEDEDVLKKQVPRPQLVVPHHRPGNEHVAHSVYEISKGGRKQDLSPPPSPVKSPLMSVSGVRKRGGDKGRQSNGLLDIQPQPKPNPKDTFSVHEEKQMSDVDTKNDTMELLKEAEMQNPNLEEQNSTPEKRRTHRSNVENIGGAVEMNIEGKNDTVALVKRAPTQHLRTSDVQDILDSTEKLLEPFPSVLEPVQGESVLPVSKPGPTTPPHFTSEPSVSQEHRGKDIRQDKVAAPRPLPPPPVESIAVERRKRNRRCTYNKKADEVTTSTSVSSCKDGLLQLPQDRPLSARERRRLRQSQEGASQPGVRRASYDVTSTKAGHYNAPVTRSVSDSMTESISKEYLLERRSDEDECTSSTSSTERSEGDCGERKTESTDMQDLVHMMTQTLKMDVGDGASQVDNGRLGSTALPEFKLNRKYRDTLVLHGRSREEAENLSLSEIPIGSTSGPAKVRRAIERLRTNVVKGLGVKLLDRVLEIMEEEEDDDKRELCLRNQMGDEKYQTYAVMVRQLKLLEDVAFKV
- the nek4 gene encoding serine/threonine-protein kinase Nek4 isoform X1; amino-acid sequence: MMNNYISIRVVGKGSYGEVNLVRHRTDRKQYVIKKLNLTTSSKRERRAAEQEAQLLSQLRHPNIVTYRESWEGDDCQLYIVMGFCEGGDLYHRLKQQKGELLPERQVVEWFVQIAMALQYLHERNILHRDLKTQNIFLTKTNIIKVGDLGIARVLENQNDMASTLIGTPYYMSPELFSNKPYNHKSDVWALGCCVYEMSTLKHAFNAKDMNSLVYRIVEGKLPQMPGKYDPQLGDLIKSMLCKKPEDRPDVKVILRQPYIKRQIAMFLEATKEKTAKSRKKAVSGSGDCRANKASSVASPQLKPERLPPSPQPEPLARLKRKEEKSQQHKVNNSITDYNPVPAPPPPKAPSPDALNGSLASLATISNININMLPQEDEDVLKKQVPRPQLVVPHHRPGNEHVAHSVYEISKGGRKQDLSPPPSPVKSPLMSVSGVRKRGGDKGRQSNGLLDIQPQPKPNPKDTFSVHEEKQMSDVDTKNDTMELLKEAEMQNPNLEEQNSTPEKRRTHRSNVENIGGAVEMNIEGKNDTVALVKRAPTQHLRTSDVQDILDSTEKLLEPFPSVLEPVQGESVLPVSKPGPTTPPHFTSEPSVSQEHRGKDIRQDKVAAPRPLPPPPVESIAVERRKRNRRCTYNKKADEVTTSTSVSSCKDGLLQLPQDRPLSARERRRLRQSQEGASQPGVRRASYDVTSTKAGHYNAPVTRSVSDSMTESISKQEYLLERRSDEDECTSSTSSTERSEGDCGERKTESTDMQDLVHMMTQTLKMDVGDGASQVDNGRLGSTALPEFKLNRKYRDTLVLHGRSREEAENLSLSEIPIGSTSGPAKVRRAIERLRTNVVKGLGVKLLDRVLEIMEEEEDDDKRELCLRNQMGDEKYQTYAVMVRQLKLLEDVAFKV
- the nek4 gene encoding serine/threonine-protein kinase Nek4 isoform X3, whose translation is MMNNYISIRVVGKGSYGEVNLVRHRTDRKQYVIKKLNLTTSSKRERRAAEQEAQLLSQLRHPNIVTYRESWEGDDCQLYIVMGFCEGGDLYHRLKQQKGELLPERQVVEWFVQIAMALQYLHERNILHRDLKTQNIFLTKTNIIKVGDLGIARVLENQNDMASTLIGTPYYMSPELFSNKPYNHKSDVWALGCCVYEMSTLKHAFNAKDMNSLVYRIVEGKLPQMPGKYDPQLGDLIKSMLCKKPEDRPDVKVILRQPYIKRQIAMFLEATKEKTAKSRKKAVSGSGDCRANKASSVASPQLKPERLPPSPQPEPLARLKRKEEKSQQHKVNNSITDYNPVPAPPPPKAPSPDALNGSLASLATISNININMLPQEDEDVLKKQVPRPQLVVPHHRPGVRKRGGDKGRQSNGLLDIQPQPKPNPKDTFSVHEEKQMSDVDTKNDTMELLKEAEMQNPNLEEQNSTPEKRRTHRSNVENIGGAVEMNIEGKNDTVALVKRAPTQHLRTSDVQDILDSTEKLLEPFPSVLEPVQGESVLPVSKPGPTTPPHFTSEPSVSQEHRGKDIRQDKVAAPRPLPPPPVESIAVERRKRNRRCTYNKKADEVTTSTSVSSCKDGLLQLPQDRPLSARERRRLRQSQEGASQPGVRRASYDVTSTKAGHYNAPVTRSVSDSMTESISKQEYLLERRSDEDECTSSTSSTERSEGDCGERKTESTDMQDLVHMMTQTLKMDVGDGASQVDNGRLGSTALPEFKLNRKYRDTLVLHGRSREEAENLSLSEIPIGSTSGPAKVRRAIERLRTNVVKGLGVKLLDRVLEIMEEEEDDDKRELCLRNQMGDEKYQTYAVMVRQLKLLEDVAFKV